The following are from one region of the Nicotiana tomentosiformis chromosome 7, ASM39032v3, whole genome shotgun sequence genome:
- the LOC138895598 gene encoding uncharacterized protein produces the protein MQGIEQHQNTATLANTQDGNALMTLDLVQNIPHPVNVGKDLYEEGKEDEMLQQCRAEAAKRGDLSPMHSGKERGYAKSDNEEVLPQNEKDVLANTRKKDQQAITLIHQCLDDVIFEKVADATTPKEAWEILQNSLQGVDKVRKVKLQTLMADFEVLKMKESECISDYCSKVKTVVNQLRRYGEDIEDVRVVENIIRTLTPIFDFVVCAIEESKNLDSMMVEQLEGSLQAHEEKIKRRQEVSLEQLLKTQASFKDHGGEKSYRGNGRGRGGHGRGRSTRNNFNNEVKIHQTFRGRGCGQRGGRGRGYYQENNGQRYDKSKIEYYNYHKFCHYSWEYRRNVEEKANLVDDKKEEDESMLLLALKEEDKDDCSSWYLDNGASNHMCGCKEKFVKINKR, from the exons ATGCAAGGCAtagaacaacatcaaaacacggcAACTTTGGCAAATACACAAGATGGAAATGCCTTGATGACACTTGATCTCGTCCAAAACATTCCACATCCAGTGAACGTGGGAAAAGATCTGTATGAGGAAGGAAAGGAAGATGAAATGTTGCAACAATGCCGGGCAGAGGCAGCAAAAAGAGGTGATTTATCACCTATGCATAGTGGTAAAG AAAGAGGATATGCAAAATCCGATAATGAGGAAGTTCtgcctcaaaatgaaaaagatgtcttggcaaatacaaggaagaaggatcaacaagccaTCACGCTCATCCACCAATGTTTGGATGATGTCATATTTGAGAAGGTGGCAGATGCTACTACCCCAAAGGAAGCTtgggagattttacaaaattctcttcaaggagttgacaaggtgagaaaggtaaaacttcaaactctaatgGCTgactttgaagttttaaaaatgaaagaatctgaatgcatttcggattattgttcaaaagtgaagactgttgtaaatcaattaagaagatacGGGGAGGACATAGAAGATGTCCGTGTGGTAGAAAATATCATTCGCACTTTAACACCTATatttgattttgtggtgtgtgctattgaggagtctaaaaatttagactctatgatggtagagcaattggagggttctttacaggcccacgaagaaaagatcaaaaggagacaagaagtgtcattggagcaacttcttaaaactcaggcaTCCTTTAAGGACCATGGAGGTGAAAAAAGTTATCGAGGAAACGGACGAGGCCGTGGtggtcatggaagaggaagaagtacTCGTAACAACTTCAAtaatgaagttaaaatccaccaaacattcagaggtcgtggttgtggacaaagaggaggaagaggacgtggatactaccaagaaaataatggacaaagatatgacaaatcaaaaattgAGTATTATAATTATCATAAATTTTGCCATTACTCTTGGGAATATCGTAGaaatgttgaagaaaaagctaaccttgttgacgacaagaaagaagaagatgAGTCAATGTTGTTGCTCgcactcaaggaagaagacaaggatgattgtagctcgtggtatttggacaatggagcaagcaatcatatgtgtggatgcaaagagaagTTTGTGAAGATCAATAAacggtga